ATCGACCTGCGCACGCTCAACCCGCTCGATCTCCCAACCGTGGTCGAGTCGGTCAAGAAGACCGGCAAGGCGATCGTGGTGTACGAGGGATGGCGCACGGGCGGCGCGGGCGCCGAGATCGCCGCTCAGATCTACGAGGCCGCCTTCGACAACCTGGATGCGCCGGTCGAACGGGTGGCGACGCTCGACACCCCGCTGCCGTACAACAAGCGACTCGAGCATGCGGCGCTGCCGAGCCCGGACCAGATCGTCAGGGCGGCCGAGCGGCTGACCTGAGCGCGATGGGCCGGTCGGCGGCGCCTCATCGCGATGCCTGCGCGGCGAGTTCGCTCAGCCGGCGAGTCGCAAAGTAGCCGAGGAAGAGCGTGCGCATGGCCCAGGTACGGCGGTCAGCCCCGGCGCGGGGCGCCGCGCCCAAGCTCCATAGCGCTTCGATCACATGGATTACCACGGTTATGTCGAACAGCCATCGCGCCGCTACCCCGGCCCATGTGGCGCGCAGCCCGGGCGCGGTCGCCAGCAGGCCCAGCGCCATCCAGTAGAATCCGACCTTGAGCCAGTCGCGCTCCGGAATTTCGATGATTTCCATTCGCGCGCGTCCTCCTCGCTATGCCGCGCGCGCTTGCTTGTCGCGCGCGCGGGCGCGGGAGCAAGATAGCAAGGGAGTTGCGCCATGAGCATCGAACTGACCATGCCCAAGCTCTCCGACACGATGGAGGAGGGCAAAATCCTGCGCTGGCTCAAGCATCCCGGCGACAGCGTCCATCACGGGGAAGCGATCGCCGAGGTCGAGACCGACAAGGCTGACATGGTGATGGAGTCCTTCGAGGACGGCGTGCTCCAGGAAGTCCGTCTGCGCGAGGGCGAGAGCGCTCCAGTTGGCGCGGTGATCGCGGTGATGTCGAAGCCCGGCGAGGAGTATCGCGCACCCGCCCGCGCGGCGGACCAAGAGGGCGCCGCCGCGCCGGGGCACGACGGCGAAGAGATGCGCAGTGCGCAAGCGGCCTCCGAAGAGGAGCGCGAGGAGGAAGCGAGGATAAACGGCGCCGCGCGCGAGCCGCAGTTCCATCCCGCGCTGGCCGCTCATCCTTCGGCCGCGCCGACTGCGATCCCGATGCCGCCCGCGCGGCGCAGCGCTCCGGCCGAGCCCGTGGTCCATATAACCAGCGCGCCGGAGGCCGAAGGGCAGAAGGTTCGCGCCTCGCCGCTGGCGCGGCGCGCGGCCGAGGAGGCCGGCATCGATCTCTCTCAGGTCCGCGGCAGCGGGCCCGACGGACGGATCACCAAGCGCGACCTGGACAACTTCCTGCGCGAGCAGCAGCTCTTCCGCATGCGGCGGCTGGTAACCCCGCACGAGGGCGCGCCCGGCACGCATCTGGAGCTCTCCAAGATGCGCCGCACGATCGCCAAGCGGATGGCGCTCTCCAAGCGCGAGATCCCGCACTTTTATGTGACCGTCGAAGTGGACATGGACGAGGCGGTCAGGCTGAAGAACTCGCTCGAGACTACCGAGCTCTTCGAGCAGAACATCACCTTCAACGACATCGTGATCAAAGCCTGCGCGCTCGCGCTCGGCCGCTATCCGCGGATCAACGCGAGCTTCGAAGACGACGGCATCACGATCCATCCCAACATCAATATCGGCGTGGCAGTCGCGGTCGAGGACGGGTTGATCGTGCCCGTGATCAAGGAGTGCGAGCGGCTGTCGCTGGCCGAGATCGCGCGCGTCGCTCATCGCCTGGTCTCCAAGGCTGCCCGCGGCGGCTTCACCTCGGACGAGCTGTCGGGCTCGACGTTTACGATCTCCAACATGGGGATGCTCGGGGTGGAGCACTTCGCGGCGGTGATCACGCCGCCGCAGGCGGCGATCCTCGCGGTCAGCGCGATCCGGCAGAAGCCGGTCGTGCGCAACGGGCAGATTGTAATCGGCAATACGATGATGCTCACAGTGTCGTGCGACCATCGCATCGTTGACGGCGTGGTCGCCGGGCGTTTCCTCCAGGAGATGAAGCGCTTTCTCGAAAATCCGGCGAGCCTGCTCGTTTCCTGAACCGCGCTCGCCGCGCCTTGCGTCCGGATTCGCACTTGCGGAGGTCGAATTGGCAAACGCACGATACGATTTGGCGGTAATCGGTTCCGGCCCGGGCGGCTACGTCGGCGCGATCCGCGCAAGCCAGCTCAAGATGCGGGTCGCCGTAGTCGAGCGCGACCAGCCCGGTGGCGTGTGCCTGAACTGGGGCTGTATCCCGTCCAAGGCGCTGCTCAATTCGGCCGAGACGATCGAGTCGATCCGCGCCGCTGCCCGGGAGCACGGGATCGAGGTCGGCGAGGTGCGGGTCGATTTCGCTCGCGTGATTCAGCGCTCGCGCGCAGCCGCCGACAAACTCTCCAAGGGTGTGCGCTTCCTGCTGCGCAAGAACAAGATCGATCTCATCGAGGCCAGCGGGAGCATCGCAGGCCCTCATACGGTGGCGCTGGCGCCGGCCGACGGCAAGCCGCCGCCGCCCGCCGAGGCGATCGAGGCCGAGCGGATCCTGGTCGCGACCGGCTCAGGCGAGCGGCTGTTCGGTGGGATGAAAATCGGCGACGGCGTGATGACCAGCCGCGAGGCGCTGATCAACGAGCACCTGCCGGAAAGCCTGATCGTGATCGGCGCCGGCGCGGTGGGGCTCGAGTTCGCCTATTTCTACCAGGCCTTCGGGACGAAGGTTACGGTGGTCGAGCTGGAAAAGCAGGTGCTGCCCGGGTTTGACGCCGAGGTCGCCGAGGAGTTGCGCCGTGCGTTCGTCAAGCGCGGTGTGACCGTGATGCTCGGGCATGGATACAAGTCGATGGAGCGCAAAGGCGCCCGTTGGACCGTGGCGCTGGATGCCGGCGGGACCGCCAAGACCATCGATGCCGAGGCGGTGCTGGTCGCGGTCGGCCGCAGCCCGCTCAGCCCCAACCTCGGGCTGGAGAAGGTGGGCGTGGAGCTTGAGCGCGGCGGCTTCATCAGAATCGACGACTCTTTTCGCACCACCTGCCCGAGCATCTACGCGATCGGGGACGTGGTGCGCCCGCCGCTGCTCGCGCATAAGGCTTCGGCCGAGGGCATCGCAGCGGTCGAGATCATGGCGGGCGTGCGCCAACCCGGGTTCGACCTTATGCAGATCGCCGGATGCATTTACTGCGAGCCGGAGGTTGCGACGGTCGGGTTGACCGAGGCGCAGGCGCGCGAGCGCGGGATCGACGTCAAGGTGGGCAAGATTCCGTTTCGTGCGATCGGCAAGGCGGTCGCGGTCAACCAGGCCGAGGGCTTCGTCAAGCTGGTGGCGAGCAAAGAGTACAGCGAGGTGCTGGGCTGCCAGATCATCGGCCATCACGCGACCGATCTGATCTCGGAGATCGTACTGGGGCGGACACTGGAGACCACCACCGCCGAGATCGGCAAGTCGGTCCATCCGCATCCCACGCTCTCCGAGGCGATCATGGAGGCAGCGCTCGCCGCCGAGGGCGAGGCGATCAATTTTTAACGAGCATGCACGGCACGCTTGAAGTCGCGTGGCTGGGGACGGTTGATTACCGCGATGCGCTGGCGTTGCAGGATGTGCTGGTGGCGGCGCGGCGCGACGATCGGATCGGCGACATCCTGCTGCTGCTCGAGCATCCGCACGTCTTCACGCTTGGCCGCGGAGCCGACGAGGGCTTTGTGCTGCGCGCGATTTCGGGCGTGCCGGTTATCCGCGTCTCGCGCGGCGGCGAGGTGACCTATCATGGCCCGGGCCAGCTCATTGGCTATCCCATCCTCAGGCTCGAAGGCCCCGCGCGCGACGTGCATCGCTATCTGCGCGCCCTGGAGCACGCGATGATCGACGGGCTCTCGCGGTGGGGAATTGCGGCCGCGCGGCGCCCGGGGCTGACCGGCGTATGGGTGGGCGAGCGCAAGATCGGATCGATTGGCGTCGGTATCCGGCGCTGGATCACGCTGCACGGGTTTGCGCTTAACGTCTGTCCGCAGCTCGAATATTTTGACGCGATCGTCCCGTGCGGGATCGCGGGATGCCGGATGACGTCGGTTGCGCGCGAGTGCGGCCGCGATACGCGCGTTGTTGAGGCCGCGGCCGCGATGCGCGAGTCGTTCGCGGCCGCGTTTAGCTACGAGCAAACGGTCGAGACGGAGGCGGCCGCGCTATGGGCGCTGGTTGACCGACCGGGCGGCGGCTGCGAAGCTCGAAATCAGCAATGATCGAGCGCAGACATCCGGACTGGATCAAAGTGCGGGCGCCGGCCTCGCCCGAATACTTCCGCACCCGCGCGCTGCTCGCCGGCCTCAGGTTGCATACGGTTTGCCAGGAGGCGTGCTGCCCGAATATCGGCGAGTGTTTCTCCCATCGCACTGCCACCTTTATGCTGATGGGCGACGTGTGCACGCGCAACTGCCCCTACTGTGCGGTCGCTCATGGCAAGGTGCGCCCGCTCGATCCCGATGAGCCGCGGCGGATCGCCGAGGCCGTGGCGCGACTCGAGCTCGACCACGTGGTTGTGACTTCGGTCGATCGCGACGATCTCCCGGACGGCGGTGCAGCACACTTCGCTGCTACTGCCGCCGCGATCAAGGCGACGCGCAGGGCGGCACGGGTCGAGGTACTGGTGCCGGATTTCAAGGGCAGGCACCAAAGCGTCGAAACCGTGGTGCGCTCGCCCATCGAGGTCTTCAATCACAATATCGAGACGGTCCCTA
The sequence above is drawn from the Candidatus Binataceae bacterium genome and encodes:
- a CDS encoding dihydrolipoamide acetyltransferase family protein, whose protein sequence is MSIELTMPKLSDTMEEGKILRWLKHPGDSVHHGEAIAEVETDKADMVMESFEDGVLQEVRLREGESAPVGAVIAVMSKPGEEYRAPARAADQEGAAAPGHDGEEMRSAQAASEEEREEEARINGAAREPQFHPALAAHPSAAPTAIPMPPARRSAPAEPVVHITSAPEAEGQKVRASPLARRAAEEAGIDLSQVRGSGPDGRITKRDLDNFLREQQLFRMRRLVTPHEGAPGTHLELSKMRRTIAKRMALSKREIPHFYVTVEVDMDEAVRLKNSLETTELFEQNITFNDIVIKACALALGRYPRINASFEDDGITIHPNINIGVAVAVEDGLIVPVIKECERLSLAEIARVAHRLVSKAARGGFTSDELSGSTFTISNMGMLGVEHFAAVITPPQAAILAVSAIRQKPVVRNGQIVIGNTMMLTVSCDHRIVDGVVAGRFLQEMKRFLENPASLLVS
- the lipA gene encoding lipoyl synthase yields the protein MIERRHPDWIKVRAPASPEYFRTRALLAGLRLHTVCQEACCPNIGECFSHRTATFMLMGDVCTRNCPYCAVAHGKVRPLDPDEPRRIAEAVARLELDHVVVTSVDRDDLPDGGAAHFAATAAAIKATRRAARVEVLVPDFKGRHQSVETVVRSPIEVFNHNIETVPSLYRKARPGGNYERSLAVLAHAREFAAAGRGAPLLTKAGLMLGLGEERAELVSVLRDLRAVGCDILTLGQYLRPSRDHLPVERYVPPDEFAELKAEALGMGFAHVEAGPLVRSSYHAWEHAKHAAAV
- the lipB gene encoding lipoyl(octanoyl) transferase LipB; amino-acid sequence: MHGTLEVAWLGTVDYRDALALQDVLVAARRDDRIGDILLLLEHPHVFTLGRGADEGFVLRAISGVPVIRVSRGGEVTYHGPGQLIGYPILRLEGPARDVHRYLRALEHAMIDGLSRWGIAAARRPGLTGVWVGERKIGSIGVGIRRWITLHGFALNVCPQLEYFDAIVPCGIAGCRMTSVARECGRDTRVVEAAAAMRESFAAAFSYEQTVETEAAALWALVDRPGGGCEARNQQ
- the lpdA gene encoding dihydrolipoyl dehydrogenase; protein product: MANARYDLAVIGSGPGGYVGAIRASQLKMRVAVVERDQPGGVCLNWGCIPSKALLNSAETIESIRAAAREHGIEVGEVRVDFARVIQRSRAAADKLSKGVRFLLRKNKIDLIEASGSIAGPHTVALAPADGKPPPPAEAIEAERILVATGSGERLFGGMKIGDGVMTSREALINEHLPESLIVIGAGAVGLEFAYFYQAFGTKVTVVELEKQVLPGFDAEVAEELRRAFVKRGVTVMLGHGYKSMERKGARWTVALDAGGTAKTIDAEAVLVAVGRSPLSPNLGLEKVGVELERGGFIRIDDSFRTTCPSIYAIGDVVRPPLLAHKASAEGIAAVEIMAGVRQPGFDLMQIAGCIYCEPEVATVGLTEAQARERGIDVKVGKIPFRAIGKAVAVNQAEGFVKLVASKEYSEVLGCQIIGHHATDLISEIVLGRTLETTTAEIGKSVHPHPTLSEAIMEAALAAEGEAINF
- a CDS encoding DUF4499 domain-containing protein, which translates into the protein MEIIEIPERDWLKVGFYWMALGLLATAPGLRATWAGVAARWLFDITVVIHVIEALWSLGAAPRAGADRRTWAMRTLFLGYFATRRLSELAAQASR